Proteins from one Clostridiales bacterium genomic window:
- a CDS encoding alpha/beta hydrolase, translating to MERIKKFRRIALALIIIVVILTAGYIYQTIGMRSDVRKYIPVGEFYYIDNKKMHLYEGGTGNATVVFAAGWGTVNPFVDFYPLYDKIAEHAKFIVYDKFGYGYSDVTDQKRYIDVMIDEIHRLLAKVDAKPPYIFAGHSLASLECIRYAERYPDEVKGIVLIDGGNPEFYAKTKPVTFISSFQRQLINFGIARLLYKIDGFADFLNSERNGLKLLPENLKKIDETATLLKANNKNITDEMRRSQENAREVIKGGKINNIPLTVITSGDFGKASKAWLSSQDDLLNWSKTSKQVVVNDSRHYIHQYHPEIIAKEIIELINSVKK from the coding sequence ATGGAGAGAATTAAAAAATTCAGGCGAATTGCGCTGGCCTTAATTATAATAGTTGTTATATTAACGGCAGGCTATATATATCAAACTATTGGTATGCGTTCGGATGTCCGAAAATATATACCTGTTGGTGAATTTTACTATATTGATAATAAAAAGATGCATCTGTATGAAGGCGGAACCGGCAATGCCACCGTTGTTTTTGCCGCAGGATGGGGAACCGTAAATCCTTTTGTGGATTTCTATCCTTTGTATGACAAGATAGCGGAACATGCAAAATTTATAGTTTATGATAAATTCGGATATGGATATAGCGATGTTACCGATCAAAAAAGATATATAGATGTGATGATAGACGAAATTCACAGACTACTGGCAAAAGTAGACGCAAAGCCACCTTATATCTTTGCCGGACATTCTCTTGCATCTCTTGAGTGCATACGGTATGCCGAGCGTTATCCAGATGAGGTCAAAGGCATCGTTTTAATTGATGGAGGGAATCCGGAGTTTTATGCAAAAACGAAACCGGTAACATTTATCAGCAGTTTTCAAAGGCAGTTGATAAACTTCGGTATTGCAAGGCTATTATATAAAATAGATGGGTTCGCAGATTTTTTAAATTCCGAGAGAAACGGGCTGAAGCTCTTACCTGAGAATCTTAAAAAAATCGATGAGACGGCCACACTTCTTAAAGCCAATAATAAAAATATTACTGATGAGATGAGAAGAAGCCAGGAAAATGCCAGAGAGGTAATCAAGGGTGGAAAGATTAACAATATACCGTTGACGGTTATAACATCAGGGGACTTCGGCAAGGCGAGCAAAGCCTGGTTATCTAGCCAGGATGATTTGCTGAATTGGTCTAAAACCAGCAAGCAGGTTGTCGTAAACGATTCCAGACATTATATC
- a CDS encoding 2-hydroxyacyl-CoA dehydratase family protein: protein MDIIKTFGGMIENMVPKNPMGARRLLLMGYRAQRLALSALAGKKLPPSKRYVARAVMDVIIRALAHPENAAMVSMFTPCEPLSVAGITPYSIETLSGYLSGTECEKVFLDHTAGEGIPETMCSFHRIFIGAADTGLMPKPKFMVYTNVACDGNMITFPYLSHKYGIPSYFIDVPYEKSEDAVQNVAKQLKEMSAFVGDMTGRPVTEDALREAVGRSARTVSNYINYLGYQKERRLPGDLTSEMYAVFMNHILLGTKESEKYSRMLLDDIKKAPINSGLRLLWLHLVPYMQPSVKKLLNFNGKAFITTCDLAYESMIPMDESRPYEAMARRMVYSCYNGNPKGRILQAINMAKRTGADGAVIFAHWGCKATIGAAQIIKKALENEGLPTLILDGDGCDPSNSSDGQIATRLGAFLEMLGGKSK, encoded by the coding sequence ATGGATATCATAAAAACATTTGGCGGCATGATAGAAAACATGGTACCGAAAAATCCCATGGGGGCAAGACGGCTGCTCCTTATGGGTTACCGGGCTCAGCGGCTGGCGCTGTCCGCTTTGGCAGGTAAAAAGCTGCCGCCATCCAAAAGATATGTTGCACGTGCAGTTATGGACGTAATAATCCGTGCGCTGGCACATCCCGAAAATGCAGCGATGGTCAGCATGTTTACGCCCTGTGAGCCCCTATCGGTTGCAGGAATCACGCCATATTCAATTGAAACGCTGTCCGGATATCTTTCGGGAACAGAATGTGAAAAAGTATTTTTAGATCATACCGCCGGTGAAGGTATTCCGGAAACCATGTGTTCATTCCACAGGATATTCATCGGCGCCGCCGACACCGGCCTTATGCCAAAGCCTAAGTTTATGGTCTATACGAACGTCGCCTGTGATGGGAACATGATAACATTTCCGTATCTCAGCCATAAATACGGCATTCCTAGTTACTTTATAGACGTTCCTTACGAAAAAAGCGAGGATGCGGTACAAAACGTGGCCAAACAGCTCAAGGAAATGTCTGCCTTTGTTGGCGATATGACAGGCAGGCCCGTCACGGAAGATGCTTTGCGCGAAGCGGTGGGACGCAGCGCACGGACCGTTTCAAACTACATAAATTATCTTGGATATCAAAAAGAGCGCCGCTTGCCCGGCGATCTTACCAGCGAGATGTACGCCGTTTTTATGAACCATATACTCCTTGGAACCAAAGAGTCGGAAAAATACAGCAGGATGCTGCTTGATGATATCAAGAAAGCGCCTATAAACAGCGGACTGCGTTTGTTGTGGCTGCACCTGGTTCCATACATGCAGCCCTCTGTCAAAAAGTTACTAAACTTTAACGGCAAGGCATTCATCACGACCTGCGACCTTGCGTATGAAAGCATGATACCCATGGATGAATCCAGACCTTATGAAGCGATGGCGCGGCGAATGGTATATTCATGCTACAACGGCAATCCTAAAGGACGAATCCTTCAAGCGATAAATATGGCCAAGCGTACAGGTGCAGACGGTGCAGTAATTTTTGCACACTGGGGATGCAAAGCGACTATTGGCGCGGCTCAAATAATAAAAAAAGCACTGGAAAATGAAGGGCTGCCTACGCTGATTTTAGACGGCGACGGCTGTGATCCGTCGAATAGCAGCGACGGCCAGATCGCAACCCGCTTGGGAGCGTTTCTTGAAATGTTGGGGGGAAAAAGCAAATGA
- a CDS encoding acyl-CoA dehydratase activase yields the protein MMHYVCKYTPVELFAGFGEKYTVLDDMPDNFDLSDRIAHPNLCGFGKSVIQSALSKGIDKLVLVNCCDTMRRVYDIIKDSGTCSFLYMIDLPHKCGYCQKEAFTESLLHLKSAYEKYTGKQFDRNAFKSAFPPLQRVSGPYVGILGARVGREIEAMIKKSIPFPVRNLTCIGNRSLSMDINALENVPDEKQLFMIYADALLSQLPCRRMNDSTARRCLYADPNLRGVIYHTIKFCDYYGFEYSEIKDKLTVPILKLETDYTRQSEGQLQTRIEAFSETLSGLENKKAKKRSSIKEHFVAGIDSGSASTDIVIMDQNKNIVASVITPTGGSAQSSAGKSLDEALHKAGIDRSSISRIVTTGYGRSYISGSDESITEITCHAKGAHYLNPAVRTVIDIGGQDSKVIRIDETGAVRNFVMNDKCAAGTGRFLEMMARALGLSLEEMSTLGLNWKEDIIITSMCTVFAESEVVSLVAQNKAVPDIIHGLNNSVAAKVSTLVNRLGLKEDFMMTGGVAKNTGVVHAIEDKLGIKLYICKEAQLCGALGAALFALE from the coding sequence ATGATGCATTATGTATGTAAATATACTCCTGTAGAACTGTTTGCAGGTTTTGGAGAAAAGTATACCGTACTGGACGATATGCCGGATAACTTTGACTTGTCCGACAGAATAGCCCATCCCAATCTGTGCGGATTCGGAAAGTCCGTTATTCAGTCGGCCCTCTCCAAGGGCATCGACAAACTGGTGCTGGTGAATTGCTGCGATACCATGCGCCGTGTATACGACATTATTAAGGACAGTGGAACCTGCAGTTTTTTATACATGATCGATCTTCCGCATAAATGCGGATACTGTCAGAAAGAGGCCTTTACAGAAAGCCTGCTGCATTTAAAATCTGCCTACGAAAAGTATACGGGGAAACAGTTTGACCGGAATGCGTTTAAATCGGCTTTTCCCCCGCTGCAGAGAGTGTCCGGACCGTATGTAGGTATTCTCGGCGCACGCGTTGGGCGCGAAATTGAAGCGATGATTAAGAAGAGTATTCCATTTCCAGTCAGGAACCTCACCTGCATCGGCAATCGCAGTCTGTCGATGGATATTAATGCCCTGGAAAATGTCCCTGATGAAAAGCAACTGTTCATGATATATGCGGACGCTTTGCTGTCACAGCTTCCATGCCGACGCATGAATGACAGCACCGCCAGAAGATGCCTGTATGCCGATCCAAACCTTCGCGGTGTGATTTACCATACCATAAAATTTTGCGACTATTACGGTTTTGAATACTCCGAGATCAAAGACAAACTTACAGTACCAATACTTAAATTGGAAACGGATTATACACGCCAGAGTGAAGGGCAGCTTCAAACACGGATCGAGGCATTCTCTGAAACACTCTCAGGTCTTGAAAATAAAAAGGCAAAAAAAAGGAGCTCAATAAAGGAGCATTTCGTTGCAGGAATCGACAGCGGGTCTGCCAGCACAGACATTGTAATTATGGATCAAAATAAGAATATCGTTGCTTCTGTCATCACGCCTACAGGCGGCAGCGCCCAGTCCAGCGCAGGAAAAAGTCTCGATGAAGCGCTGCATAAGGCAGGCATCGACCGTTCCTCCATTTCCCGTATCGTAACGACCGGATATGGCCGGTCATATATCAGCGGCAGCGACGAGAGCATCACGGAGATCACCTGCCACGCAAAGGGTGCTCATTACCTCAATCCGGCAGTGCGCACCGTCATCGACATCGGCGGTCAGGACAGCAAAGTCATACGGATAGATGAAACCGGCGCAGTCAGAAACTTTGTAATGAATGACAAATGCGCGGCTGGTACCGGCAGGTTTCTTGAAATGATGGCGCGGGCGCTGGGACTTTCGCTTGAGGAAATGAGCACACTGGGATTGAATTGGAAGGAGGACATTATAATTACCAGCATGTGCACCGTCTTTGCAGAATCCGAAGTGGTGTCGCTGGTGGCTCAGAATAAAGCCGTGCCGGATATCATCCATGGCCTTAACAATTCAGTTGCCGCAAAGGTCTCAACGCTTGTAAACCGTCTCGGCCTCAAGGAAGATTTTATGATGACCGGCGGCGTGGCAAAAAATACGGGTGTTGTCCACGCCATTGAAGACAAATTGGGCATCAAACTGTACATCTGTAAAGAGGCACAGCTTTGCGGCGCACTGGGAGCAGCGCTATTCGCCCTTGAATAA
- a CDS encoding SprT family zinc-dependent metalloprotease, which produces MNSITIEDIQIEIIKKNIKNLYLSVHPPYGRVRIAAPIMMDDETIRIFAISKLAWIKKQRSRYREQERQSKREFVSGESHYYEGVRYLLNVVYTNKKQRVETSQNRQIDLYVRDGSTVEQREKVMMEWYRSRLKDKIPDLIAKWERKMGVNVNSWGVKLMKTKWGTCNPYAKRIWINLELAKKNPRCLEYIVVHEMAHLLEKHHNERFRAYMDQFMPDWREIKAELNNLIFESSR; this is translated from the coding sequence ATGAACAGTATAACGATTGAAGATATCCAAATTGAAATAATTAAAAAAAATATAAAAAATTTGTACTTATCCGTGCATCCGCCTTATGGCAGAGTACGGATTGCTGCGCCTATAATGATGGATGATGAAACCATAAGAATTTTTGCGATTTCTAAATTGGCATGGATTAAAAAACAACGCTCCAGGTACCGGGAGCAAGAAAGGCAATCCAAAAGGGAATTTGTATCAGGTGAAAGCCATTACTATGAAGGTGTGCGTTATTTACTGAATGTTGTATATACGAATAAAAAGCAAAGGGTTGAAACAAGCCAAAACAGGCAGATTGATTTGTACGTTCGTGATGGAAGTACTGTAGAACAACGTGAAAAAGTAATGATGGAATGGTATCGAAGCCGGCTTAAAGATAAAATACCTGATTTAATAGCAAAATGGGAAAGAAAGATGGGTGTAAATGTAAACTCCTGGGGAGTCAAGCTGATGAAAACCAAATGGGGCACCTGCAATCCTTATGCAAAACGAATCTGGATTAATCTGGAATTGGCAAAGAAGAATCCGAGATGTTTAGAATATATTGTTGTTCATGAAATGGCCCATTTGCTTGAAAAGCACCATAATGAAAGATTTCGTGCATATATGGACCAGTTCATGCCTGATTGGAGAGAGATTAAAGCAGAGCTTAATAACTTGATATTTGAAAGCAGCAGGTAG
- a CDS encoding radical SAM protein, whose amino-acid sequence MKISKKDALIWFEFFSTLPEDEELMTKQQEIVYSTFAQIEAAVDHRNNMLMSEIRGLKTLDNRTYFVGNENKFPKGCRSCLFGTGLGAIRKTNKCNLECKFCYNYGEMEDIPPIGEGMWEIGGTKFYEKDIDLLLSIQQKPTGVSYVYLEPFMEIEKYYSVIKKFRDAQIYQHLYTNGTLATEETLKALGEAGLDEIRFNLGASDCSDKVIENIGIAKKYIKSVGIETPMTPEFFKAFFKKKQAILDTKLDFINCAELHLNENNIYNYDGEDMYIARLGYISPIWSRELTLKFMKIADEENWDLAVHDCSNHTKFARDLNLGSKEGRWFGSSDYGCEFYRIPYGVFLSILRDDNFKFLNEEELPDGYKPGELVL is encoded by the coding sequence GTGAAGATTTCAAAGAAAGATGCATTGATATGGTTTGAATTTTTTTCAACGTTGCCAGAAGATGAGGAACTTATGACAAAACAACAAGAGATCGTTTACTCTACTTTTGCTCAAATTGAGGCAGCGGTCGATCATAGAAATAATATGTTAATGTCGGAAATTAGAGGCTTGAAAACTTTGGATAATAGAACTTATTTTGTGGGAAATGAAAACAAATTCCCCAAGGGATGTCGTTCTTGCCTGTTTGGAACCGGTTTGGGTGCAATCAGGAAGACGAACAAATGTAACTTGGAGTGTAAATTCTGTTATAATTATGGGGAAATGGAGGATATTCCCCCAATCGGCGAAGGTATGTGGGAAATTGGGGGCACAAAATTTTATGAGAAGGATATTGATTTACTTCTTTCCATCCAACAGAAACCTACTGGCGTTTCCTACGTTTATTTAGAGCCATTCATGGAAATTGAAAAATACTATTCGGTAATAAAGAAATTCAGGGATGCTCAAATTTATCAACATCTATATACAAATGGAACTCTGGCTACGGAAGAGACATTGAAAGCATTAGGTGAAGCCGGTCTTGACGAGATACGTTTCAATCTGGGTGCTTCCGATTGTTCGGACAAAGTTATTGAAAATATTGGAATAGCGAAAAAATATATTAAAAGTGTAGGTATTGAAACTCCAATGACTCCTGAGTTTTTCAAAGCATTTTTTAAGAAAAAGCAAGCAATTCTGGACACAAAACTCGATTTTATAAATTGCGCAGAATTACATTTGAATGAGAATAACATATACAATTATGATGGAGAAGACATGTATATTGCAAGACTAGGCTATATTTCTCCGATTTGGAGCAGGGAATTAACTTTGAAATTCATGAAAATAGCCGATGAAGAAAACTGGGATTTAGCAGTTCATGATTGCTCAAACCATACAAAGTTTGCCAGAGACTTGAATTTGGGCAGCAAAGAGGGCAGATGGTTCGGATCCAGTGATTATGGCTGTGAGTTTTACAGGATACCATACGGAGTATTTTTATCGATACTGCGTGATGACAATTTCAAATTTTTAAATGAAGAAGAATTGCCTGACGGCTATAAACCGGGAGAGTTGGTTTTATAG
- a CDS encoding alpha/beta hydrolase, which translates to MMDLEHKTFENKGCRIHYWHRAADTPNYVIFLHGAGCDHRMFGPQISAFDSRYNLLLWDARGHGLSRLPQNKRFTFEDMIDDFFKLCEIYKISNAILIGQSMGGNLAQEILYRKPEMVSKLVLIDCTKNTGRLTAMEKLTLKLTKPIFYCYPWKTLIRQSADACGNTEAVKQYVRDCFARMKRSDFIEVIMSLVACLHEDEAYRFPKPVLLLCGTDDRSGNIRKIAAPWAESDPNCILRMIHGAGHNSNQDNPDAVNKAICEFL; encoded by the coding sequence ATGATGGATTTAGAGCATAAGACATTTGAAAACAAAGGATGTAGAATACACTACTGGCATAGAGCCGCTGATACACCGAATTACGTTATTTTTCTGCACGGTGCAGGCTGCGATCACAGGATGTTTGGACCACAGATTTCGGCTTTCGATAGCCGTTATAATTTGCTGCTATGGGACGCTCGCGGTCACGGATTGTCGCGGTTGCCACAAAATAAAAGGTTTACTTTTGAAGACATGATCGATGATTTTTTCAAACTCTGTGAGATATATAAGATTTCCAATGCGATCCTGATCGGTCAGTCCATGGGCGGGAACCTCGCACAGGAAATTTTATACCGCAAGCCGGAGATGGTTTCAAAACTCGTATTGATAGATTGCACAAAAAACACAGGCAGGCTGACGGCTATGGAAAAACTAACGTTGAAACTGACAAAGCCTATTTTTTACTGCTATCCATGGAAAACATTGATACGTCAAAGCGCCGATGCATGCGGAAACACAGAAGCAGTAAAGCAATACGTTCGGGACTGTTTCGCCCGAATGAAGAGGTCCGATTTTATTGAAGTGATAATGAGCCTTGTAGCATGCCTACATGAGGATGAAGCATACCGATTTCCAAAGCCTGTATTGCTCCTTTGCGGAACAGACGACAGGTCGGGGAACATTCGAAAGATTGCAGCCCCCTGGGCTGAGAGCGACCCTAACTGTATACTGCGAATGATCCATGGCGCCGGGCACAACTCCAATCAGGATAATCCCGACGCAGTAAATAAAGCGATTTGTGAGTTTCTTTAA
- a CDS encoding GNAT family N-acetyltransferase, translating to MQAEKLLRNDKANFIAFCLKHRNKVDDSFLNDEDLKNFVPDEESPTFIVKKDGNIIAAASLIVDDYHRKGRSGRFRIFYSEDKDLNTYYILLSKVIREIKEIDKVFLFVPLTNSELSDSIKSLHFTVDRYVYLLAKEITEPQVMNLPDGYSIREFQPDKDEDHWCYIRNTAFSNLRGNSTPITPEMLRKRVLGSEYLEGGLLFLMHNNNPVGVVGGADDNYEGEPAMNIGPLAILPAYQGKGLGRQLLRAALDFAQKKKYKKVMLCVNADNERAKELYLKEGFVQVEGVVAYEYPVI from the coding sequence ATGCAGGCAGAAAAATTACTACGTAATGATAAAGCGAATTTTATAGCGTTTTGTTTGAAACATAGAAATAAGGTGGACGATTCATTTTTAAATGACGAGGATCTTAAGAATTTTGTTCCTGATGAGGAAAGCCCCACATTTATCGTGAAAAAAGACGGTAATATAATAGCGGCAGCCTCCCTTATAGTGGATGATTACCATAGAAAAGGAAGGAGCGGACGTTTTCGTATTTTTTATTCTGAAGATAAGGATCTGAATACTTATTATATCTTGTTATCGAAAGTTATTAGAGAAATAAAAGAAATCGACAAGGTATTTTTGTTTGTTCCGCTTACAAACAGCGAGCTTTCAGATAGTATAAAAAGCCTTCATTTTACAGTTGACAGATATGTATATCTCTTGGCCAAAGAAATTACGGAGCCGCAGGTTATGAATTTGCCGGACGGGTATTCTATCAGAGAATTTCAACCTGATAAAGATGAAGATCATTGGTGCTATATAAGGAATACAGCCTTTTCAAACCTAAGGGGAAATTCTACTCCCATCACTCCGGAAATGCTACGCAAGCGGGTGCTTGGTTCAGAATATCTGGAGGGAGGCCTACTATTTTTGATGCATAACAACAATCCTGTGGGTGTTGTCGGAGGAGCGGACGATAATTATGAAGGGGAGCCAGCCATGAATATTGGCCCTTTAGCCATTCTGCCTGCATATCAAGGTAAAGGTTTGGGAAGGCAGTTATTAAGGGCTGCGCTTGACTTTGCACAAAAAAAGAAATATAAAAAGGTAATGCTTTGTGTCAATGCAGATAATGAAAGAGCAAAGGAACTTTATTTAAAGGAAGGCTTTGTCCAGGTTGAAGGAGTAGTCGCTTATGAATACCCTGTCATTTAG
- a CDS encoding DUF2200 domain-containing protein, whose protein sequence is MKPRIFATAFSKVYPMYVQKAEKKGRAKEEVDTVTCWLTGYDEQGLHAQIEKGVDFEIFFAEAPQTNPNAHKIKGVVCGVRVEEIEDPFMQKIRWLDKLVDELAKGRPMEKILRR, encoded by the coding sequence ATGAAACCGAGAATATTTGCGACTGCTTTTTCAAAAGTCTACCCTATGTATGTCCAAAAAGCAGAGAAAAAAGGTCGCGCGAAAGAAGAAGTTGATACAGTCACTTGTTGGTTGACGGGCTATGACGAGCAGGGCTTGCATGCGCAAATCGAGAAAGGGGTTGATTTCGAGATTTTCTTTGCCGAAGCTCCGCAAACCAACCCCAATGCCCATAAAATCAAGGGAGTAGTCTGCGGCGTTCGCGTAGAGGAAATCGAAGATCCTTTTATGCAGAAAATCCGTTGGCTTGACAAACTGGTGGACGAATTGGCAAAAGGCAGGCCAATGGAGAAAATTTTGAGAAGATGA
- a CDS encoding VanZ family protein, with amino-acid sequence MGNLKLKKQNTLTLVLFVIYLLALTWLILFKLQFSIPVMDEGRIINLIPLLGSFDDNGVIRFAEIRVNILAFIPFGIYICMLKLKWPFVKKILAIVALTFVFEVTQFIFVIGRADITDVLSNILGGTIGIGIYVLISKFMKGRTNKVINVLAVIFTILALLFATLLLVNNRWVHIK; translated from the coding sequence ATGGGGAATTTGAAATTGAAAAAACAAAATACGCTTACACTTGTGTTATTCGTAATTTATTTACTGGCATTAACTTGGTTGATTCTCTTCAAACTGCAGTTTTCTATCCCGGTTATGGATGAAGGGCGAATCATCAATTTGATTCCGCTTTTGGGGTCTTTCGATGATAACGGCGTTATTCGCTTTGCCGAAATCAGAGTTAACATTCTCGCTTTCATACCTTTCGGAATCTATATTTGTATGCTTAAGCTTAAGTGGCCCTTTGTGAAAAAGATCCTTGCAATTGTCGCTTTAACTTTTGTCTTTGAGGTAACGCAATTCATTTTCGTAATCGGTAGAGCCGACATCACTGACGTGCTTAGCAATATTCTTGGAGGGACAATCGGGATTGGCATTTATGTCTTGATATCCAAGTTTATGAAAGGCAGGACAAATAAGGTTATCAATGTACTTGCCGTGATATTCACCATTTTGGCATTATTATTTGCCACTTTGCTGTTGGTAAATAACCGATGGGTGCATATCAAATAG